CCGTCGTCGAGAAAGCCGTCCAGGCAGCGCTCGATGCGGGCGTCGCCGAGAGCGGCGACACCGTCGTCGTCCTCTGCGGGATGATGACCGAACTCGAGGGAGCGAACACGACGAACATGATGAAAGTTCACGTCGCCGCGGACTCGCTGACGACCGGCCGCGTCGTCGTCGAGGGGCGGGTAACCGGCCCCCTCGTTCGGGTTTCCGACGGCGACCTCTCGGACGTCCCCGACGGAGCGATCCTGTCGCTTCCGGCGGACTTCGACGAGGAGTTCGAGGGCGATCCGACGAGGATCGGCGGGATCGTCGACGCACAGCGGGGACTGACCGGCTATCCGGCACTGGTTGCCAGAGAGATAGACATTCCGATGATCAGCGGGGCCGACCTCTCCGAACCCGCGGACGGAACCGTCGTGACGCTCGACGCCGAACGCGGCGTCGTTTACGGTGGCAACATCGGCGACCGCAGCGAACGAACCTGAGACGGTTCGAACGTCGCCGTGAATCGGTCCGCTCCGATATCCGGCGGCTCGAGTCGACGCGGAGTATCGTCGGGGAAATCGGACGGCGGGTTTTTGACGCCGGAACGATTACGACCGGGTATGGCAGACGACGCGTCCGGGACCGACGGCGACGATGACGGCCACGAGGAGGCGTCACCGACGGAATCGGACGTCCAGAGCGCGGACGACGAGCGGGGACAGCGCGAAGATAGCTGGGGGAGAACGGACCGAGACGGGCAGATGGACCGCGACGACCGGGCGGCTCACGACGACCGGGCGGACCGGGACGGGCGGATCCGCGCTACTGATACCGAGAACGTCGCGCACGACGAAAATCACGACGACGGCTACCGGATCCCGCTGGACCTCTCCGGTGCGGACGACGAGACTGACGACGCCGATACCGATGATTCGTACGCGCCCGAACCCAGTTCGACACCGATCGAGCCCGGCGACCCGGCCCTCGAGAACGTCCTCTTCGTCTTCCTCGGTGCGGTCGTGATGATCCTCGTTATCTTCCGGACCATCTCGATTCCGTTCTGAGCGGGCGCCAGAGCCTGATTTACCGGTCTTGCCTGCTGAAACACGCAACCGAAGGACCTCGATAACCTTTAATTTGGGTGAGAACTTAGCTCAGCACATGCTCGAACCTCTCCTCGGAAACATGCCGCTCGCGCTTCTTGTCGCGGGGCTCGTACTGATGGCGCTCGAAGCCCTGTCGCCCGGCGCACATCTCATCGTGATCGGGGTCGCACTGGTCGGCGCAGGGTTGATCGGCGTCATTTTCCCGTCCCCGCTGAGCCCGTTCATACTGGCGGCGCTCACGCTCGCTATCGGACTCGCCGCGGCGTACGTCTACAACGAGTTCGACTTCTACGGCGGCAAGGGAACGGCCCAGACGACGGACTCGAGTTCCCTCTCCGGCACGACGGGGTACGTCACCGAGACGGTCACGAACCGGGGCGGGGAGGTCAAACTCGACAAAGGTGGGTTCGCACCCTACTACAGCGCCCGCTCGACCAGCGGAACGATCGAAGAGGGCGAGGAGGTCATCGTTCTCGACCCCGGCGGCGGAAACGTGCTCACGGTCGAATCGCTCGGAGCGATCGGCGAAGACGAAATCGACCGCGCGCTCGCTCGGGATGCCACGGCGTCCGATTCGCCGGCAGGAGACGACGAACGCGGCGACGACGAGTCCGAGACCGAGACGGAGAAATAGCGGTGACGCACCCGAAACGAGACATGTCGATGAAATAAGGGAACGTTTTTCCCGTCCCCCCCGTAAGATCGGACTATGGTCGTAGAATTACTGCCACTTCAGGCGGGTGGTGCCCTGCTGGTCGTCGGTGCCCTCGTCCTCCTCGTCGTTATCGCCGCACTACTCAGCGCGATCGAAATCGTCGACGCGTACGAGAAACGCGCCCTGACCGTCTTCGGAGAGTATCGAAAACTCCTCGAGCCCGGTATCAACTTCGTTCCGCCGTTCGTCTCGAACACCTACCGGTTCGACATGCGAACGCAGACGTTAGACGTCCCCCGACAGGAAGCGATCACGCGGGACAACTCGCCGGTGACGGCCGACGCCGTCGTCTACATCAAAGTGATGGACGCCAAGAAGGCGTTCCTCCAGGTCGACGACTACAAGAAGGCCGTCTCCAACCTCGCCCAGACGACGCTGCGCGCCGTCCTGGGCGACATGGAACTGGACGATACGCTCAACAAGCGCCAGGAGATCAACGCCCGCATCCGTCAGGAACTCGACGAACCCACCGACGAGTGGGGGATTCGAGTGGAGTCCGTGGAGGTCCGCGAGGTCAACCCGTCCAAGGACGTCCAGCGCGCGATGGAACAACAGACCTCCGCCGAGCGAAAACGCCGCGCCATGATCCTCGAGGCACAGGGTGAACGCCGCAGTGCCGTCGAGAAAGCGGAGGGTGACAAGCAAAGCGAGATCATCCGCGCACAGGGTGAAAAGCAGAGTCAGATCCTGGAAGCGCAGGGTGACTCGATCTCGACGGTCCTTCGCGCAAAATCCGCCGAATCGATGGGCGAACGGGCCATCATCGACCAGGGAATGGAGACCCTCGCCGAGATCGGCCAGAGCGACTCGACGACGTTCGTCATGCCCCAGGAACTCACCTCCATGGTGGGCCGCTACGGCAAACACCTCTCGGGCAGCGACGTCAAAGAGGACGGCCAGCAACTCGACAGTCTCGAGTTCGACGAGGAGACGCGCGAACTGATCGGCCTCGACGACATCGCCGAGATCATCGGCGAGATCGACGAGGAAGCCGAGATGGACCTCGAGGCGATGGAGCAGGAAGCCCAGGCGATCAAGGAAGGCAAGGACGCCGGAACCATCTCCGATCCGGACGAGGTCATCGAGGAGATGGACCAGGAGTTCGCGGGCGACGCCAGACCCGACAAAACTGATTAACGCTTGACAGTCAGTTTTCGGTGAATAAAGCGGAGCGAAACCGGTTTTACCACTCGTCACATTTCGGATGATACGCACAGCATGACGGGTTCTGATGGGGTCGACGACAACAAACGAGCGACCCTCCGCCGATTTGCGGCACTCGGTGCTGCAACGCCGCTTGCCGGCATTTCCGAGTCGGCAGCGGCTGATACGGGCGAAAGCGACGCTCGCGACGCGATCGCCGGCTATCTCTCGACGACGCCCGGCGCACACTTCTCGAAGATCCGGGACGACCTCCAGCTCGGCACCGGAGAGACCCAACACCACCTGCGCCGTCTCGAGGAACTCGAGGTAATCGAGCGTTTCCGCGACGGGGATTACAAGCGATTCGTCCCGGCGGGGCGCTTCGACGACTTCGAAAAGCAGGCGCTCGGCTACCTTCGACGGGAGACGCCTCGCGGGATGTTGGTCGAACTCCTCCGCAACTCGGACGCGACGGCTGGCGACCTCGCGACGGCGCTCGACGTCTCGCCGCCGACGGTGAGCAAGTACGCGGGCGAACTCGAGGAAGCGGGGCTGCTCTCGCGAGAGGACGGGTACGCCGTCGAACGTCCCGGGACGGTGTTGATCCTGGTCGTCCGCCACGCCGACTCCTTCGGCGAGGGGGCGAGACGCCTCGCGCGCAACGCGGATCAGTTCCTCGAGTACAACGGGTAAGCGGCTGTTACCGACTGTAAGAACGTATTACTGACCGAACGCTTCGACGCTCGCGTTTCAGATCGTTTCGACGACGTCTAACAGATCCGTAAGCGACTCGCATTCGGCGGTCGCCTCCGCAGGGCAGCCGGCGTCGCGATTGTGGGATCGGCGAAGGTACGCGGTCTTGAGTCCGGCCGCGTGCCCGGCCGTGACGTCCGTGGCCGAATCGCCGACGTAGAGGCCGTCGCTGACGCCCAGTTCCGAAAGCGCGTCCTCGATGAAGTGCGGCTCCGGTTTCCGGCGCTCGTAGTCCGCGAACGTCGGACGGCGTCCGCGAACGACGTCGAAATCGAACGCCAGGTGGTCGGCGACGAACTCGGCGGTCGCGTGGCGGTTGTTGGTCACGAGACCGATCGTCGTCCGCTCGGCGAGGTCGCGAATCGCGTCGATATCGTCGTAGGTGCCGCGCTCGCCCGATCGAATCAGGTCGTGACTCGTCGCCGAGGCGTGCTCGTCTTTCAGTTTCCAGAACGTCGCGGCATCGATACCGAGCGTTTCACAGCGATCGCTGACGCGCTCGAGCGTGTGTCGCTGGAGGTCATCTCGTTGTGCCGTCGTCGGCTCTACGCCGAGTTCGGCGAGCGCGGCGTCCGCGGCGTCCGCGTACACCTGCGGGTCGGTTCCCGGTCCCTCGAGGATGACACCGTCCATGTCGAAGAGAACTGGCGCTGACATTCGTCGATCGCACATACGTCACGAACCGTGAAAAAGGTGAACACGAGAGCGATTCCTGCGAGTACGCGTCGGTGAAGCCGTACACCCGGCGGGGAGCGGGTACGCGATCGGCTTCGGTCAGACCGTCCGTTAAACGTTAACTTTCCACGTCGTACTCGAAGAGTAACCCCATTTTTCGATGTCCACGTCGAAGTCGCCGCTCTGGAGCGCCGTGATGTTCGAGCCGACCTCTTTCGCCGTCATTCCGAGTTCTTTCCCGATAAGGCGGGATTTGAAGTAGGTCTTCGTTCCTGCGTTGTCGCGGAGGTACTGGAGGATCTGACGTTGCTTGCCCGTGAGGTCGGCGGCCATTGCAGTGCTCATAATCGGTCCAAAGGCAGGTACACCCTTAGGGGGTTTGGTACGTGTGGTTAACCTACCGCCTTCTTGCGATTTTCTGGTGGGTAATAGGTGAATAATCGAGCAGAAAGCTTTCGTTGGTACGGTCGGTTAATATAGACTCTCTCCGCACTATCGTCAATTCCTGAGTGTACGCTCTCGGTGAACGTACTGTCGACCGTGTGACCCTGAGCGGGCTCGAATTCCCTCACGAACCACACGCTAACACGTCGTCGAATCGCGGTCATCAGCGACGAACGGCCCGAACGCACAGGCGACCGCTTCACCGAGCGCCTTCGTTCGATCCGTGAGACCGGCCGTGAGTACGCCGGCAGCGCCGTCGGCCTCGGCGATCCCGTCCGTTCCGAGCCGGTCGTCCATCACCGGTCCCAGTTCGGCCCCGTTTTCGAGGCGACGTGCGACGTCGTCGGGAAGCCGGAGCGTCGGGCCACCGCCGCGTTCCATCCGATCACCGTCGGTCGCGGCGGCCCACATGATCAGCGACACTCCCGGTACTCCGTCGAGTCGGGCGACGCCACCCTCGAGCCCGACCCCGTACTCGCCGTCGCTCGCGGCGAGCGCTCGTCGGGCGCGGTTTTCCGCCCCCGTTGCCGTCTCTTCGATGGACCACGGCTGCTCGGGGACGCCCGAGTCGACTGCGACCGCGGTTACCGACGGCCGGAATCGCTCGAGCGTCTGTTCGACGGCGTCGACTTTGACCGGGTTCGTGCTCCCGACGGCGACGTTCATAGGGGCGGTTCGAACGGTGTGGATTTGGAAACTCCGATTCGAATCGATTTCTCGGTCGTATTGTTTTGATCGATCATACTAGTCCCCGCGAATTACCCGTTTTCGAGAGGTGTCGGGCTCCGATTCCGAAACCCTTAACCCTCGAGTGTCGGAACGAGGTAGGTAACGAATCCGCCCGGGCTTTTGCAGCCAGTTCGGCCGGTCAGCACTCGCCATCGTATGACCAACACACCATCGAGCACCAGAGTACGGCGTACCGAACACGAAACGAGCGAAGAGACAACCGAGAGCGAGCAAAACGACCTCGCCTGCCCCGAGTGCGCGGGCAATCTCGTCGTCGACGACGAGCACGGCGAAACCGTCTGTGAGGACTGCGGACTGGTCGTCGAGGAGGACTCGGTCGACCGCGGTCCCGAGTGGCGGGCCTTCGACGCCGCCGAGAAAAACGAGAAGTCCCGCGTGGGCGCACCCACGACGAACACGATGCACGACAAGGGGCTGTCGACGAACATCGACTGGCGGAACAAGGACGCCTACGGCAACTCCCTCGGATCGCGCCAGCGCGAGAAGATGCAGCGTCTGCGCAAGTGGAACGAGCGCTTCCGCACCCGCGACTCCAAGGAGCGCAACCTGAAGCAGGCCCTCGGCGAGATCGACCGGATGGCGAGCGCGCTCGGCCTTCCGACGAACGTCCGCGAGACGGCCTCCGTCATCTACCGCCGCGCGCTCGACGAGGACCTCCTGCCCGGCCGCTCCATCGAAGGCGTCTCGACGGCCTGCGTCTACGCCGCCGCTCGCCAGGCCGGCGTCCCCCGGAGCCTCGACGAGATCGCCGACGTCTCCCGCGTCGAGAAAAACGAGATCGCCCGCACCTACCGCTACGTGGTCCGCGAACTCGGCCTCGAGGTCCAGCCGGCCGACCCCGAGAGCTACGTGCCGCGTTTCGCCTCGGGACTCGAGCTTTCCGACGAGGCCGAACACCGCGCCCGCGGGCTCCTCCAGAACGCGAAGG
The genomic region above belongs to Natronorubrum halophilum and contains:
- a CDS encoding DUF7312 domain-containing protein, whose product is MADDASGTDGDDDGHEEASPTESDVQSADDERGQREDSWGRTDRDGQMDRDDRAAHDDRADRDGRIRATDTENVAHDENHDDGYRIPLDLSGADDETDDADTDDSYAPEPSSTPIEPGDPALENVLFVFLGAVVMILVIFRTISIPF
- a CDS encoding HAD family hydrolase; the encoded protein is MSAPVLFDMDGVILEGPGTDPQVYADAADAALAELGVEPTTAQRDDLQRHTLERVSDRCETLGIDAATFWKLKDEHASATSHDLIRSGERGTYDDIDAIRDLAERTTIGLVTNNRHATAEFVADHLAFDFDVVRGRRPTFADYERRKPEPHFIEDALSELGVSDGLYVGDSATDVTAGHAAGLKTAYLRRSHNRDAGCPAEATAECESLTDLLDVVETI
- a CDS encoding DUF84 family protein; this encodes MNVAVGSTNPVKVDAVEQTLERFRPSVTAVAVDSGVPEQPWSIEETATGAENRARRALAASDGEYGVGLEGGVARLDGVPGVSLIMWAAATDGDRMERGGGPTLRLPDDVARRLENGAELGPVMDDRLGTDGIAEADGAAGVLTAGLTDRTKALGEAVACAFGPFVADDRDSTTC
- a CDS encoding winged helix-turn-helix transcriptional regulator; protein product: MTGSDGVDDNKRATLRRFAALGAATPLAGISESAAADTGESDARDAIAGYLSTTPGAHFSKIRDDLQLGTGETQHHLRRLEELEVIERFRDGDYKRFVPAGRFDDFEKQALGYLRRETPRGMLVELLRNSDATAGDLATALDVSPPTVSKYAGELEEAGLLSREDGYAVERPGTVLILVVRHADSFGEGARRLARNADQFLEYNG
- a CDS encoding SPFH domain-containing protein, giving the protein MVVELLPLQAGGALLVVGALVLLVVIAALLSAIEIVDAYEKRALTVFGEYRKLLEPGINFVPPFVSNTYRFDMRTQTLDVPRQEAITRDNSPVTADAVVYIKVMDAKKAFLQVDDYKKAVSNLAQTTLRAVLGDMELDDTLNKRQEINARIRQELDEPTDEWGIRVESVEVREVNPSKDVQRAMEQQTSAERKRRAMILEAQGERRSAVEKAEGDKQSEIIRAQGEKQSQILEAQGDSISTVLRAKSAESMGERAIIDQGMETLAEIGQSDSTTFVMPQELTSMVGRYGKHLSGSDVKEDGQQLDSLEFDEETRELIGLDDIAEIIGEIDEEAEMDLEAMEQEAQAIKEGKDAGTISDPDEVIEEMDQEFAGDARPDKTD
- a CDS encoding transcription initiation factor IIB encodes the protein MTNTPSSTRVRRTEHETSEETTESEQNDLACPECAGNLVVDDEHGETVCEDCGLVVEEDSVDRGPEWRAFDAAEKNEKSRVGAPTTNTMHDKGLSTNIDWRNKDAYGNSLGSRQREKMQRLRKWNERFRTRDSKERNLKQALGEIDRMASALGLPTNVRETASVIYRRALDEDLLPGRSIEGVSTACVYAAARQAGVPRSLDEIADVSRVEKNEIARTYRYVVRELGLEVQPADPESYVPRFASGLELSDEAEHRARGLLQNAKEKGVHSGKSPVGLAAAAVYAAALLTNEKTTQAAVSDVADISEVTIRNRYHELLEAEETLGLA
- a CDS encoding NfeD family protein, coding for MLEPLLGNMPLALLVAGLVLMALEALSPGAHLIVIGVALVGAGLIGVIFPSPLSPFILAALTLAIGLAAAYVYNEFDFYGGKGTAQTTDSSSLSGTTGYVTETVTNRGGEVKLDKGGFAPYYSARSTSGTIEEGEEVIVLDPGGGNVLTVESLGAIGEDEIDRALARDATASDSPAGDDERGDDESETETEK
- a CDS encoding DUF7123 family protein, which gives rise to MSTAMAADLTGKQRQILQYLRDNAGTKTYFKSRLIGKELGMTAKEVGSNITALQSGDFDVDIEKWGYSSSTTWKVNV